A genomic segment from Branchiostoma floridae strain S238N-H82 chromosome 7, Bfl_VNyyK, whole genome shotgun sequence encodes:
- the LOC118418774 gene encoding ATP-dependent DNA helicase hus2/rqh1-like, whose translation MAATRSESEVDSAIASVLAELDGIPSLKPEQIEALKAFAGGKDVLAFLPPGFGKDLVYQIAPMVFEKLGRVNPIVIVLTPRVALIKEFQNTEHLQPVDLMEDKIREATKVGVKVAQLGGNDAEGIAKGEFPLVLGGPERWMLEDEWRDMLSSAVYRENLAGVVVDDAHLAYKWGRQSKYQSELRQAFYELPELRSLVKEGTPIMALTASADLQAVGRVRSILQLEEAHVVRASPNKRSVRLALVPFPDDMCKMESLDWIVDEVRDKGLDMECIIIYCRHLNAVGKVFSYLKHELGDDAWIGEEKISANMLIGIYHSATLAKLKDRVRRSLVGEGSCRVVVATAALGQGIDVKNVGKVVMYGPPEDMENILLMMSRAGCEGKEGQAVLYYKDEQLMKVDKAVKEFVEGNSGETCIRKRLVGHFEDTPVSVQPGHKCCTSCHGTCKCAGDDCSMSCSLSEKLFNKSEFNWPGQTREVDEEQQELLRELLLEYQASLHPNVPLFLPAQCYHLFTDELIDAVVEHCAHIFTLEDVNKLPVFRQAHAKEILLIISEVFNDIPHPGFETELDAESEQSKEKASFDCYYTGYFDGPSSGESENDDIFFEPDSDSEEES comes from the exons ATGGCTGCCACACGAAGTGAGAGTGAAGTCGACTCAGCAATCGCATCAGTTTTGGCTGAACTGGACGGCATTCCTTCACTAAAACCTGAGCAAATTGAGGCCTTGAAGGCTTTCGCTGGTGGGAAAGATGTTTTGGCGTTCTTACCCCCTGGGTTTGGCAAAGATTTGGTCTATCAGATCGCCCCAATGGTGTTCGAAAAGTTAGGTCGCGTCAACCCTATTGTCATCGTGTTGACACCGCGGGTGGCTCTGATCAAGGAGTTTCAAAACACGGAGCATCTTCAGCCCGTGGACTTGATGGAGGACAAAATACGAGAAGCGACAAAAGTTGGTGTGAAAGTGGCACAGCTTGGTGGGAATGACGCCGAAGGGATCGCGAAAGGAGAGTTCCCGCTCGTGTTGGGAGGTCCAGAGCGGTGGATGCTGGAAGATGAGTGGAGGGACATGCTGTCTTCTGCAGTCTACCGGGAAAACCTCGCTGGAGTTGTTGTAGACGACGCCCATCTGGCATACAAATG GGGCCGGCAGTCAAAATATCAGTCTGAACTCAGACAAGCCTTCTATGAACTTCCAGAGCTCAGGTCTCTGGTAAAGGAAG GAACCCCGATCATGGCGCTGACAGCATCAGCAGACCTGCAGGCTGTGGGGAGGGTGAGGAGCATCTTGCAGCTGGAGGAAGCCCACGTTGTAAGAGCCAGTCCCAACAAGCGCAGTGTTCGACTAGCTCTTGTACCCTTTCCTGATGACATGTGCAAGATGGAATCTCTTGACTGGATAGTTGATGAAGTGCGCGACAAAGGGCTGGATATGGAGTGTATCATTATTTACTGTAGACACTTAAATGCAGTGGGGAAAGTGTTTAGCTATCTCAAGCATGAACTGGGAGATGATGCCTGGATTGGGGAGGAGAAGATCTCTGCTAATATGCTCATTGGAATATACCACAGTGCTACTCTGGCCAAGCTCAAGGACAGAGTTAGGAGATCCTTAGTGGGAGAGGGGAGCTGTAGGGTGGTGGTGGCTACTGCTGCCCTGGGTCAGGGGATTGACGTCAAGAATGTTGGCAAAGTCGTGATGTACGGTCCTCCAGAGGACATGGAGAATATTCTCCTGATGATGAGCAGAGCAGGCTGTGAGGGTAAGGAGGGTCAGGCCGTGTTGTATTACAAGGATGAGCAACTCATGAAAGTTGATAAAGCTGTGAAAGAGTTTGTGGAAGGGAACAGTGGCGAAACTTGTATCAGGAAACGGTTGGTGGGTCATTTTGAAGACACTCCTGTATCTGTACAGCCAGGCCATAAGTGTTGCACCAGCTGCCACGGTACATGTAAGTGTGCAGGTGATGATTGCTCTATGTCATGTTCACTGTCTGAAAAGCTTTTCAACAAATCAGAGTTCAACTGGCCAGGCCAAACTAGAGAGGTAGATGAGGAACAGCAAGAGCTTTTAAGGGAGTTGTTGTTGGAGTACCAGGCATCCCTGCATCCCAATGTTCCACTTTTCTTACCTGCTCAGTGTTACCATTTGTTCACTGATGAACTGATTGACGCTGTTGTTGAACACTGTGCTCATATATTCACGCTAGAGGATGTGAACAAACTACCTGTGTTCCGTCAGGCACATGCCAAGGAAATCTTACTTATCATCTCCGAAGTGTTTAATGACATTCCACATCCAGGTTTTGAGACAGAGTTAGATGCTGAGTCAGAACAGTCTAAAGAGAAAGCTTCCTTTGATTGTTACTACACAGGGTACTTTGATGGGCCGTCTTCTGGTGAAAGTGAGAATGACGATATATTCTTTGAACCAGACTCTGATTCAGAGGAAGAAAGTTAG